In the genome of Deltaproteobacteria bacterium, one region contains:
- a CDS encoding DivIVA domain-containing protein, translated as MSAENLTSLSPLEIKKKQFSTAFRGFDVKEVETFLEMITLEMEGLIIKKNSLKEALEKKEREFSEIKEREDSMRKTLEGLQQLLEEERKRAEEKGRQIVREAELKAAEILQGAREEEAALKNGIDHLKRIRREFLAKVGSLVDSYKKILDQDQKVIEEELRIDSDVRMI; from the coding sequence ATGTCGGCAGAAAACCTTACGAGCCTAAGTCCCCTCGAGATCAAAAAGAAACAGTTTTCCACGGCCTTCCGCGGTTTCGATGTGAAAGAGGTGGAGACCTTTCTGGAGATGATCACGTTGGAGATGGAGGGACTGATCATCAAGAAAAATTCCCTGAAGGAGGCTCTGGAAAAGAAGGAACGGGAGTTCTCGGAGATCAAGGAGCGGGAGGACTCCATGCGCAAGACCTTGGAGGGGTTGCAACAACTCCTCGAGGAAGAACGGAAACGGGCTGAAGAAAAGGGGAGGCAGATCGTCCGGGAGGCGGAACTCAAGGCCGCGGAGATCCTCCAGGGGGCACGGGAGGAGGAGGCCGCCTTGAAAAACGGGATCGATCACCTCAAACGGATACGTCGGGAATTCCTTGCCAAAGTGGGGAGTCTTGTTGATTCCTACAAGAAGATCCTCGATCAGGACCAGAAGGTCATCGAGGAGGAACTGCGTATCGACAGCGATGTCCGGATGATCTGA
- a CDS encoding YggT family protein → MFVFGNFLGAFAQILHMILQAYIWIVIIAALVTWVNPDPYNPIIRFLRGATEPALYRIRRYLPMAGGIDFSPFVLILLLYFVDLFVVKTLSEIAFRIR, encoded by the coding sequence ATGTTTGTCTTCGGTAATTTTCTGGGCGCATTTGCCCAGATCCTCCATATGATCCTTCAAGCCTATATCTGGATTGTGATTATTGCCGCGCTGGTTACCTGGGTGAATCCGGATCCCTACAATCCGATCATCCGCTTTCTGCGGGGGGCGACGGAACCGGCACTTTACCGGATCCGGCGCTATCTTCCCATGGCCGGCGGGATTGATTTTTCTCCTTTTGTCCTGATCCTGTTGCTCTATTTTGTGGATCTTTTTGTTGTGAAAACCTTGAGTGAAATCGCCTTCCGGATACGGTAG
- a CDS encoding pyrroline-5-carboxylate reductase: MKKTKIGLIGTGNMGGALLAGWLSAKVASAGDIRVHDPDPEKLRATTGGFKVKAAKDNVELTAWADVVVLAVKPQVIDAVLREIAPAVTAKKLVISIAAGVPIARIEEELASPVSVVRVMPNTPALIGEGVSALAYNGRVKSAGKKTALQLLDAVGETVEVPEKMIDAVTGLSGSGPAYVFVLLEALSDAGVRQGLPRETANRLAVWTVRGAAGMALQSGRHPGELKDMVTSPGGTTIAGLHALEKGKFRAVLSNAVAAATQRSIELGKEKK; encoded by the coding sequence ATGAAAAAAACGAAGATCGGATTGATCGGGACCGGCAATATGGGAGGTGCCCTCCTCGCAGGGTGGCTTTCGGCGAAGGTTGCTTCTGCCGGCGATATCCGGGTCCATGATCCGGATCCGGAAAAACTTCGGGCCACGACGGGCGGATTCAAGGTCAAGGCCGCGAAAGACAATGTGGAACTGACGGCCTGGGCCGATGTCGTTGTCCTGGCCGTCAAACCCCAGGTAATCGATGCCGTGCTTCGCGAGATTGCCCCGGCGGTGACGGCGAAAAAACTGGTCATTTCCATTGCCGCCGGCGTTCCCATCGCACGGATAGAGGAAGAATTGGCAAGTCCGGTCTCTGTTGTGCGGGTGATGCCGAATACCCCGGCCCTGATCGGAGAGGGAGTTTCGGCACTGGCCTATAACGGTCGGGTCAAGAGCGCCGGGAAGAAGACGGCCCTGCAACTGCTCGATGCCGTCGGTGAGACGGTGGAAGTCCCCGAAAAGATGATTGATGCGGTGACCGGTCTTTCCGGTTCGGGACCGGCCTATGTCTTCGTCCTTTTGGAGGCCCTTTCCGATGCCGGTGTGCGGCAGGGACTCCCCAGGGAGACGGCAAACCGACTGGCCGTCTGGACCGTCCGGGGGGCGGCGGGAATGGCCCTTCAAAGCGGGCGTCATCCCGGTGAACTCAAAGACATGGTGACGTCGCCGGGGGGGACCACGATCGCGGGGCTCCATGCGTTGGAGAAGGGAAAATTCCGTGCGGTTCTCTCCAATGCGGTGGCGGCGGCGACGCAACGGTCAATCGAACTGGGAAAGGAGAAGAAATAG
- a CDS encoding YggS family pyridoxal phosphate-dependent enzyme has product MSIVRNLEEIQTRIFRASRKVGCNPDSVTLVAVSKTVPVSRIEEAIAAGVEVLGENRVQEARQKIASIGKKIPWHLIGHLQTNKASLAVSLFEMVQSVDSLRVAEALEREAGKREKRLPVLVQVNISGETSKSGVAADEAPDLIEAVAGMPHLQLQGLMTIPPYSADPESGRPIYRRLRELRDRVNAEGLIGTPMTHLSMGMSHDFEVAVEEGATMVRVGTLLFGERR; this is encoded by the coding sequence TTGTCGATTGTCCGCAATCTGGAAGAGATTCAAACCCGGATTTTCCGGGCGTCCCGGAAGGTCGGTTGCAACCCCGATTCGGTGACCCTTGTCGCGGTCAGCAAGACCGTCCCGGTCTCCCGCATAGAGGAGGCGATTGCCGCGGGAGTTGAGGTCCTGGGGGAGAACCGGGTCCAGGAGGCTCGGCAAAAAATCGCATCAATCGGGAAGAAAATCCCCTGGCATCTGATCGGCCACCTTCAGACCAATAAGGCCTCCCTGGCCGTGTCCCTTTTTGAAATGGTCCAATCCGTCGATAGTCTGCGTGTAGCGGAGGCACTGGAACGGGAGGCCGGCAAGCGGGAGAAGCGTCTTCCCGTCCTGGTGCAGGTCAATATCTCGGGAGAAACGAGTAAGTCGGGTGTGGCGGCGGACGAGGCGCCGGATCTGATTGAAGCGGTTGCCGGGATGCCGCATCTTCAGCTTCAGGGGTTGATGACCATTCCTCCGTATTCCGCTGACCCTGAATCAGGAAGGCCGATTTATCGGCGGCTCCGGGAACTCCGGGACCGGGTCAATGCCGAAGGACTTATCGGGACGCCCATGACGCATCTCTCCATGGGGATGAGCCACGATTTTGAAGTCGCCGTAGAAGAGGGGGCAACGATGGTTCGTGTGGGAACCCTTCTCTTTGGTGAACGCCGCTGA
- the pgeF gene encoding peptidoglycan editing factor PgeF has protein sequence MKQYNVHVHEGVKFYSVPVLEALPEIRHGFSTRIGGVSAGAYGTMNLSLNVGEDPDLVEINRCVFIKALEAGNPEVYTVKQVHGSRVIRIERKETPAVEFRQAEADAIVTDQPGVAVGVLTADCVPVLLYDPVHRVIAAVHAGRAGSLRSILSHVVRRMAGDFHSLPAELYAAVGPAIERDCYEVGEEIAEEVEHLLPEAGEVLSRRKGSVYLDLRKMNHLALLGSGLEEDRIFHVDLCTACHPRTFYSYRKNGGGETGRMMALIMLREEE, from the coding sequence ATGAAGCAATACAATGTTCATGTGCATGAAGGTGTGAAGTTCTATTCCGTTCCGGTCCTGGAGGCGTTGCCGGAGATCCGTCACGGCTTCAGCACCCGCATCGGAGGTGTCAGCGCGGGGGCCTACGGGACCATGAACCTGAGCCTCAATGTCGGGGAGGATCCGGACCTGGTGGAGATCAACCGGTGCGTGTTTATCAAGGCACTCGAAGCGGGGAATCCGGAGGTCTACACGGTGAAACAGGTTCATGGCAGCCGGGTGATCCGGATTGAACGAAAGGAGACGCCCGCCGTGGAATTCCGGCAGGCGGAAGCGGATGCCATCGTAACGGACCAGCCGGGAGTGGCCGTCGGGGTACTCACGGCCGATTGTGTTCCGGTCCTTCTTTACGATCCGGTCCATCGGGTCATCGCTGCGGTCCACGCAGGGCGGGCAGGGAGTCTTCGATCGATCCTGTCTCATGTGGTCCGGCGGATGGCCGGAGACTTCCACTCCTTGCCGGCGGAACTTTATGCAGCCGTCGGCCCGGCCATTGAACGGGACTGTTACGAAGTGGGAGAGGAGATTGCAGAAGAGGTGGAACACCTTTTGCCGGAGGCCGGGGAGGTTCTGTCCCGCAGGAAGGGTTCCGTCTATCTCGATCTGCGGAAAATGAATCACCTTGCGTTGCTCGGAAGCGGGCTGGAGGAAGACCGTATCTTTCATGTCGATCTCTGTACCGCCTGTCATCCACGGACCTTTTATTCCTACCGGAAAAACGGGGGAGGGGAGACCGGTCGGATGATGGCCTTGATCATGCTCCGGGAAGAGGAGTAG
- a CDS encoding radical SAM protein, whose protein sequence is MFRTFEEKRRGRLASEYGERWNPVPGGLRVALVYPNTYPVGMSNLGFQTIYHLLNLRSDISCERVFLPDREEREKTGNVRELYRSLESGSLLASFDVLAFSVSFELDYVHLAEILVGGAVPPLREERRPGRDPQVWIGGVAVTLNPEPIADFADLIFVGEGEELLPEVLDRIAGVSASSFPPTDEIFPVLRNLPGVYIPSAYTFNFDSYGRISRVEPSPGFPERISRRRITDLSRFPTVSRILTPETELNDMFLIELDRGCGRHCRFCAAGYLYRPPRFRPLSAVLESVRAGLTLSDRIGLVGTAVSDYPYMEGLLKSLRRQGAGISVSSLRADSLTPTLLDALVESGHKTVTLAPEGGSRRMRDRMNKDLTEETILGAAKRVFAAGVLNLKLYFMVGLPFEEESDIHAIVELVRKMKKVQLDEGKPRGRIGRITVSLNCFVPKPATPFQWFPMNKKDALTNKIGYIKKNLRREGNITVIHDLPKWAIIQGMFARGDRRLSALILSVVRDRGNWSRVLRRDPLGAGDWPFRPREREEIFPWDIVGEGCRRDYLFREYERANTGSYTPPCPEDLRCGRCGVCRGPEETEAEE, encoded by the coding sequence ATGTTTCGTACCTTTGAGGAGAAACGGAGAGGACGCCTTGCCTCCGAATACGGCGAGAGATGGAACCCCGTGCCGGGCGGGCTCCGCGTGGCCCTGGTCTATCCGAACACCTATCCTGTGGGGATGTCCAACCTCGGATTCCAGACGATTTATCATCTGCTGAATCTGCGGTCCGATATTTCCTGTGAGCGGGTTTTTCTGCCGGACCGGGAAGAGAGGGAGAAAACCGGAAATGTACGGGAGCTGTACCGGTCCCTTGAATCGGGAAGTCTCCTTGCCTCCTTTGATGTCCTGGCCTTTTCCGTCTCTTTCGAGCTCGATTACGTTCACCTGGCGGAGATTCTGGTGGGGGGCGCAGTCCCGCCGCTCCGGGAGGAGAGACGCCCCGGCCGCGATCCGCAGGTCTGGATCGGCGGCGTGGCCGTGACCCTTAACCCGGAACCGATAGCCGATTTTGCCGATCTGATCTTCGTGGGAGAAGGAGAAGAACTTCTTCCGGAAGTGCTGGACCGGATTGCCGGAGTTTCCGCATCCTCGTTTCCCCCCACGGATGAAATTTTTCCCGTTTTACGAAATCTTCCCGGGGTCTACATTCCTTCTGCCTATACCTTTAATTTTGATTCTTACGGTCGGATAAGCAGGGTTGAACCGTCGCCCGGTTTCCCGGAGCGGATTTCCCGCCGCCGGATTACAGACCTTTCCCGTTTTCCCACGGTTTCCAGGATTCTCACTCCCGAAACGGAACTGAACGATATGTTCCTGATCGAACTCGACCGGGGGTGCGGCCGGCACTGCCGTTTCTGTGCCGCAGGGTATCTCTATCGCCCTCCCCGTTTCCGACCACTTTCCGCCGTCCTCGAGTCGGTTCGGGCCGGGTTGACACTTTCCGACCGGATCGGCCTCGTCGGTACGGCGGTTTCCGATTATCCGTACATGGAGGGTCTGCTCAAAAGCCTGCGGCGGCAGGGGGCGGGAATTTCCGTCTCCTCCCTCCGTGCCGATTCACTGACCCCGACCCTTCTTGATGCACTGGTGGAGAGTGGGCACAAGACCGTTACGCTGGCGCCGGAAGGGGGGAGCCGGCGGATGCGGGACCGGATGAACAAGGACCTGACGGAGGAGACGATCCTCGGTGCGGCAAAACGGGTCTTTGCTGCGGGGGTCCTGAATCTCAAGCTTTACTTCATGGTGGGGCTCCCTTTTGAGGAAGAATCGGACATCCATGCCATTGTCGAACTGGTGCGGAAGATGAAGAAGGTCCAGCTTGATGAAGGGAAACCCCGGGGGCGGATCGGCAGGATTACGGTGAGTCTGAACTGTTTCGTGCCGAAGCCGGCCACTCCATTCCAGTGGTTTCCCATGAATAAAAAAGATGCATTGACGAATAAAATAGGATATATTAAAAAAAATCTGCGCCGTGAAGGGAATATTACGGTGATTCATGATCTCCCGAAATGGGCGATCATCCAGGGGATGTTTGCGCGTGGAGATCGAAGGCTCTCGGCACTGATCTTGTCCGTGGTTCGGGACCGGGGAAACTGGAGCCGGGTTCTCCGCCGGGATCCCTTGGGGGCCGGGGACTGGCCCTTCCGGCCGAGAGAGCGGGAGGAGATTTTTCCCTGGGATATTGTCGGGGAGGGGTGCCGGAGAGACTACCTCTTTCGCGAGTACGAAAGGGCGAATACGGGCAGTTATACGCCACCCTGTCCGGAGGACCTGCGTTGCGGGCGTTGCGGTGTCTGCCGGGGACCGGAAGAAACGGAAGCGGAAGAATGA
- the ftsZ gene encoding cell division protein FtsZ has protein sequence MKFEFAEEVMRQAQITVIGAGGGGNNAVNTMIHSALEGVDFVAVNTDSQVLGSNLAPLKLQIGAKVTKGLGAGANPEIGRQAALEDQERIKECVQDADMVFITAGLGGGTGTGAAPVIGRLAREAGALTVGVVTKPFNFEGKKRALQAEQGLADLKEVVDTVIVIPNQRLLGIIDKTTPLFDAFKIADDVLCQAVQGISDLITTPGLVNVDFADVRAIMTGRGRAVMGTGIATGEGRAVEASHKAISSPLLEDGSMDGARRVLINITGTEEMTLYEINEATSIIQEEAHEEANIIFGSAINPNLGDSLKVTVIATGFEEAPADAEETVLKKAVNFETFAGGKAVETPTYLRKGRLNLDLDTRGNYDANDLDVPTFLRKQLD, from the coding sequence ATGAAGTTTGAATTTGCGGAAGAAGTGATGCGGCAGGCACAAATCACCGTCATCGGGGCGGGAGGCGGCGGGAACAATGCCGTCAACACCATGATTCACTCCGCACTGGAGGGGGTCGATTTTGTCGCGGTGAACACCGATTCCCAGGTACTGGGAAGCAATCTGGCACCGTTGAAACTCCAGATCGGTGCGAAGGTGACCAAGGGGCTGGGGGCCGGGGCGAACCCGGAGATCGGCCGCCAGGCGGCGCTGGAGGATCAGGAGCGGATTAAGGAGTGTGTCCAGGACGCGGACATGGTCTTCATCACCGCGGGTCTGGGAGGGGGGACCGGCACGGGCGCCGCGCCGGTGATCGGGCGGCTGGCGCGGGAGGCCGGGGCGCTGACCGTTGGTGTGGTGACGAAGCCCTTCAACTTCGAGGGGAAGAAGCGGGCACTCCAGGCCGAACAGGGATTGGCCGACCTGAAGGAGGTCGTCGATACGGTGATTGTCATTCCGAACCAGCGTCTGTTGGGGATCATCGACAAGACCACCCCCCTCTTTGATGCCTTCAAGATCGCCGATGACGTCCTTTGCCAGGCGGTGCAGGGGATCTCGGACCTGATCACCACGCCGGGGCTGGTGAATGTCGACTTCGCCGATGTCCGGGCCATCATGACCGGCCGGGGCCGTGCCGTCATGGGGACGGGGATTGCCACCGGCGAAGGGCGGGCCGTCGAGGCATCGCACAAGGCGATCTCTTCGCCCCTCCTTGAAGACGGTTCCATGGACGGGGCCCGTCGGGTCCTCATCAATATCACCGGGACGGAAGAGATGACCCTCTATGAGATCAATGAGGCAACCAGTATTATCCAGGAAGAGGCCCATGAAGAAGCCAACATCATCTTCGGCTCCGCCATCAACCCGAACCTGGGGGATTCCCTGAAGGTGACGGTGATCGCCACCGGTTTCGAGGAAGCTCCGGCGGATGCGGAGGAGACGGTATTGAAGAAGGCGGTCAACTTTGAAACCTTCGCCGGCGGAAAGGCCGTCGAGACACCGACCTACCTGCGAAAAGGGAGATTGAACCTGGACCTGGACACGCGGGGGAATTATGATGCGAATGACCTGGATGTCCCCACTTTTCTGAGAAAGCAGCTGGATTGA
- the ftsA gene encoding cell division protein FtsA, which produces MPKKDRLVVGLDIGTTKVCAMIGEKNAEGKIEIIGLGTSPSKGLRKGVVVNIDSTVETIKRAVEEAELMAGTEINSVYAGIAGGHIKGLNSRGVVAVKDREVSRGDVARVIDAARAISIPLDREVLHVFPQEYIVDDQDGIKDPVGISGVRLEAEVHIVTGAVASVHNIIKSCNRAGLEVKGIVLEPFASSLAVLTPEEQELGVALVDLGGGTSDMVIFLDGSIWHTSVLSLGGNNVSNDISVGIRTPISEAERIKIKYGCAKTALVRDDETIEVPSVGGRDPRILSRQILSEIIEPRVEELFSLIKREIVKTGYEDMIASGLVVTGGTALLEGVVEIAEEVMQLPARLGKPRDIGGLVDVISSPMYATAIGLVQYGFENLADSALSPSGEGLFNKTWVRMKRWLGEFF; this is translated from the coding sequence TTGCCGAAGAAGGATCGCCTCGTCGTAGGGCTTGACATCGGGACCACCAAGGTCTGTGCGATGATCGGTGAAAAAAACGCCGAAGGGAAGATTGAGATCATCGGGCTGGGGACCAGCCCCTCCAAGGGCTTGCGGAAGGGGGTCGTCGTTAATATCGACAGCACGGTCGAGACGATCAAGCGGGCCGTCGAAGAGGCGGAACTGATGGCGGGAACGGAGATCAATTCCGTTTATGCCGGGATCGCCGGCGGGCATATCAAAGGTTTGAACAGCCGGGGTGTGGTGGCCGTGAAGGACCGGGAGGTCAGCCGCGGGGATGTAGCCCGCGTGATCGATGCGGCCCGGGCCATCTCCATTCCTCTCGATCGTGAGGTCCTCCATGTCTTCCCCCAGGAATATATTGTCGACGACCAGGACGGGATCAAGGACCCCGTCGGGATCTCCGGTGTCCGGCTGGAGGCGGAGGTCCATATCGTCACCGGAGCCGTTGCGTCGGTCCACAACATTATTAAGAGCTGCAACCGGGCGGGGTTGGAGGTCAAGGGTATTGTGCTGGAACCCTTTGCCTCAAGCCTTGCCGTTTTAACACCGGAGGAGCAGGAATTAGGGGTGGCCCTCGTCGATTTAGGAGGCGGGACATCGGACATGGTGATCTTCCTCGACGGGAGTATCTGGCATACGTCGGTCCTCTCCCTCGGCGGGAACAATGTTTCCAATGACATCTCCGTCGGGATCCGGACGCCGATCAGTGAGGCCGAACGGATCAAGATCAAATACGGCTGTGCCAAGACCGCTCTGGTCCGGGATGACGAGACGATTGAGGTGCCCAGTGTCGGGGGACGGGATCCTCGCATCCTCTCCCGACAAATTTTGAGCGAGATCATTGAACCCCGTGTGGAAGAACTGTTCAGCCTGATCAAGCGGGAAATCGTCAAAACCGGATATGAAGACATGATTGCCTCCGGCCTTGTTGTGACGGGGGGAACGGCCCTCCTGGAGGGGGTCGTGGAGATCGCCGAAGAGGTCATGCAGTTGCCGGCGCGCCTGGGGAAACCCCGGGACATCGGCGGGCTGGTGGATGTGATTTCCAGCCCTATGTACGCGACGGCGATCGGGCTGGTGCAGTATGGGTTTGAAAACCTGGCCGATTCGGCCCTGTCCCCTTCCGGCGAAGGCCTGTTCAATAAGACCTGGGTACGAATGAAACGATGGCTGGGGGAATTCTTCTGA
- a CDS encoding FtsQ-type POTRA domain-containing protein, with protein sequence MRDYHTKRIRNSRRLLLRKVRKQKTGQNKRRETLWRWGVQGGKVLSALLVLSVFAAGVHALLTSPYFEVKEITIVGDHHLPEEVARRYERRLKTNIFRLPLRQVQQDLEREPYVKEAFLRRELPDHVYLKIWERRPFARLRTAEGDRLVDREGRVLERIRGKRSSPLPLLHVREKGKPSTEELRAALCLVETMENFGYPPPSEIGEIELSSRRGLILHPSTGGFEICCGSEDFLQKLVRLKRVVEDLADRKWKVKSIDLRFRNQVVVRTARPVRVVRKVAS encoded by the coding sequence ATGAGAGATTATCATACCAAGCGGATCCGGAATTCAAGAAGACTCCTTCTCCGGAAGGTCCGCAAACAGAAGACGGGTCAAAATAAACGTCGCGAAACATTGTGGCGATGGGGGGTGCAGGGGGGCAAGGTCCTGTCGGCTCTGCTGGTCCTTTCGGTTTTTGCCGCGGGCGTTCATGCTCTGCTGACCTCGCCTTATTTTGAAGTGAAAGAGATTACCATCGTGGGCGATCATCACTTGCCGGAAGAGGTGGCCCGGCGTTATGAAAGGCGCCTGAAGACCAATATCTTTCGGCTCCCTCTGCGGCAGGTGCAGCAGGACCTCGAACGTGAGCCTTACGTAAAAGAGGCCTTCCTGCGGCGGGAACTGCCGGATCATGTCTATCTGAAGATTTGGGAAAGGCGTCCCTTTGCCCGCCTCCGGACCGCGGAAGGTGACCGGCTGGTTGACCGGGAAGGCCGGGTCCTGGAGCGTATCCGGGGGAAAAGGAGTTCCCCTCTTCCGTTGCTCCATGTCCGGGAGAAAGGGAAACCGTCAACGGAAGAGTTGCGGGCGGCCCTGTGTCTGGTGGAGACCATGGAGAATTTCGGTTACCCTCCGCCGTCGGAGATCGGGGAGATCGAATTGTCCTCCCGCCGGGGGCTCATTCTCCATCCCTCGACCGGTGGTTTTGAGATCTGCTGCGGATCGGAGGATTTTCTGCAGAAGCTTGTCCGGCTGAAACGGGTCGTGGAAGACCTGGCGGACCGCAAATGGAAGGTCAAGTCGATTGATCTCCGTTTCCGGAATCAGGTGGTGGTCCGAACGGCAAGACCGGTCCGGGTTGTCCGAAAGGTGGCCTCATGA
- a CDS encoding D-alanine--D-alanine ligase — protein sequence MQVGVLMGGASSEREVSLKSGTAVLQALRKKGYKAVSLDAAENLVSLIRRHGIEVAFICLHGKAGEDGTVQGLLEVLGIPYTGSGVKSSAVAMDKILTKKLLRYHGIPTPDFVVIEERRKRYSGIPYPAVVKPADEGSTIGIARVATFRELQEAVGQALAYSDQVLVEQYVPGREVTVGILDQTPLPVVEVRPAGGFYDFAAKYESGDTEYLVPAPLSPAVTRKVQQAALRVHRLIGCSGVSRVDLILAKGMRPSVLEVNTIPGMTATSLLPKAAQAAGIPFGELVERILETALRGNKAGGESKEK from the coding sequence ATGCAGGTCGGTGTCCTGATGGGCGGGGCCTCGTCGGAGCGGGAGGTCTCCCTGAAGAGCGGTACGGCCGTCCTTCAAGCCTTGCGGAAAAAGGGTTACAAAGCCGTTTCCCTCGATGCGGCCGAAAATCTTGTCTCGCTGATCCGGCGGCACGGCATTGAGGTTGCCTTTATCTGCCTCCACGGGAAGGCGGGAGAGGACGGGACCGTGCAGGGGCTTCTCGAAGTCCTGGGCATTCCTTATACCGGCTCCGGCGTGAAATCCAGCGCCGTTGCCATGGACAAGATCCTTACAAAGAAGCTCCTCCGTTATCACGGGATCCCTACGCCCGATTTCGTTGTCATCGAGGAGCGGAGGAAGCGTTATTCCGGTATCCCCTATCCGGCCGTCGTGAAACCGGCCGACGAAGGATCGACCATCGGAATCGCCCGGGTTGCAACCTTCCGTGAATTGCAGGAGGCTGTCGGGCAGGCGCTGGCCTATTCCGATCAGGTCCTGGTGGAACAATATGTCCCCGGACGGGAGGTGACGGTCGGGATTCTTGACCAGACCCCCCTGCCGGTGGTGGAGGTCCGGCCCGCAGGAGGCTTTTATGATTTTGCCGCCAAGTATGAATCGGGGGATACGGAATACCTGGTTCCGGCGCCCCTCTCCCCGGCGGTGACCCGGAAGGTTCAGCAGGCGGCTCTTCGGGTTCATCGCCTGATCGGCTGTTCGGGCGTAAGCCGGGTCGACCTGATCCTGGCCAAAGGGATGCGGCCTTCCGTCCTTGAGGTCAACACCATCCCCGGGATGACGGCGACCAGTCTGCTGCCCAAGGCGGCGCAGGCGGCGGGGATCCCTTTCGGGGAATTGGTGGAGCGGATTTTAGAAACAGCGTTGCGCGGGAATAAGGCCGGCGGGGAGTCAAAGGAAAAATAA
- the murB gene encoding UDP-N-acetylmuramate dehydrogenase yields the protein MAWHTTWRIGGPADRFHRPAAISDLAELLRGLPPGEEIVVVGGGSNLLVADAGIRGRVIMMRALKAMDREGENLRVGAGMLLPELLQSLAREGWGGLEFLAGIPGTVGGAVRMNAGTGDGSISDRLTAVTMMDRNGRLERWEADRIDFGYRKSGLPDDRLIVEAELILEQGDPGVILRTIRKLWAERKKKQPLSLPSAGCVFKNPPGKTAGRLIDLCGMKGVRVGDAEVSEVHANFIVNRGHARAVDVLELIGKVREKVKGRFGIVLKPEIRLVGDFPPGGCCQE from the coding sequence ATGGCATGGCATACGACCTGGAGAATCGGGGGGCCGGCCGATCGTTTCCACCGCCCCGCCGCGATTTCGGATCTTGCCGAACTTCTTCGCGGGCTCCCGCCGGGGGAGGAGATCGTCGTTGTCGGCGGGGGGAGCAACCTGCTTGTGGCCGATGCCGGGATCCGGGGGAGGGTGATTATGATGCGTGCCTTGAAGGCAATGGACCGTGAAGGAGAGAATCTTCGGGTCGGCGCCGGGATGCTTCTGCCGGAACTTCTGCAGTCCCTGGCCCGGGAGGGATGGGGGGGGCTGGAGTTTCTTGCCGGGATCCCCGGGACGGTCGGGGGGGCCGTCCGGATGAATGCCGGAACAGGTGACGGGTCGATCTCGGATCGCCTGACGGCGGTCACGATGATGGACCGGAACGGTCGGCTCGAACGATGGGAGGCCGACCGGATCGACTTCGGATATCGCAAGTCGGGACTCCCGGACGACCGCCTGATCGTGGAGGCGGAATTGATTCTGGAACAAGGGGACCCCGGCGTGATTCTCAGGACGATCCGAAAACTTTGGGCCGAACGAAAGAAGAAGCAGCCCCTTTCGCTCCCCTCGGCCGGCTGTGTCTTTAAAAACCCCCCCGGCAAGACGGCGGGACGGTTGATTGATCTCTGCGGAATGAAGGGGGTTCGGGTGGGGGATGCCGAGGTCTCGGAGGTTCATGCCAATTTCATTGTCAACCGGGGTCATGCCCGGGCCGTGGATGTGCTGGAATTGATCGGGAAGGTACGGGAAAAAGTGAAGGGGCGCTTCGGCATTGTGCTGAAACCGGAGATCCGTCTGGTAGGAGATTTTCCCCCCGGCGGGTGTTGTCAGGAATGA